In a single window of the Gammaproteobacteria bacterium genome:
- the mrdA gene encoding penicillin-binding protein 2, translating to MKKHIINDRDQDVRTVKTRLMISAVVMVVLTVILLGRFFVLQVTHHDQYRMMSLDNQIDLRPLPPVRGMIFDRYGMVLAENQSVYELEVIPENVNDMDRMLSEIGMLVELTDQNIRRFRRNVKQRPRFESQILKSRLTDAEAARFAVRQHQFPGVTLSASLRRVYPQKDLAGHVVGYVGRVSEQDLKKIDTRAYKGTSYIGKIGIESFYETELLGQVGVQQVETDAYGRVVRQISHVAARAGTNVYLTLDVQLQKVAIEALGERRGAVVALEPSTGDILAFVSTPTYDPNLFAQGISHEAYGNLRGSVDKPLVNRALYGRYAPGSTIKPLLALAALEHGLKSQEKVLCTGRYALPGSSRKYRCWRRKGHGYVNLHDALEQSCDVFFYELAHSIGIRKMADYFGRFGFGRQTGIDLLDEPTALLPTPEWKKKNRQESWYPGETIITGIGQGYLLVTPLQLAYATATLANRGRAIRPRLLRGLENPGSGAITHPAQRRGLSVENKDSSTWDRVIAGMESVLHGSRGTARASGRNSPYRIAGKTGTAQVVSIPEDWDNRSDELPEELRDHALFIAFAPVEQPRIAIAVVVENGGSGSRVAAPIARKIMDYYFIDRLRRASLPGIANVFG from the coding sequence ATGAAGAAACACATCATTAACGATCGCGACCAGGACGTGCGAACTGTCAAGACCCGACTGATGATCTCCGCTGTCGTGATGGTCGTGCTAACGGTTATTTTGCTGGGTCGTTTTTTTGTCTTGCAGGTTACGCATCACGACCAATATCGCATGATGTCTCTGGACAACCAGATTGATTTGCGCCCCTTACCGCCAGTTAGAGGGATGATCTTTGATCGCTACGGCATGGTGCTTGCAGAAAACCAATCCGTCTATGAGCTGGAAGTCATACCTGAGAACGTCAACGATATGGATCGCATGCTCAGTGAGATCGGTATGCTGGTCGAGTTAACCGATCAGAATATTCGGCGGTTCCGAAGGAATGTGAAACAAAGACCTAGATTTGAGAGTCAAATTCTCAAATCCCGCCTTACCGATGCCGAGGCTGCCCGTTTTGCTGTTCGACAGCACCAGTTTCCAGGGGTGACACTCAGTGCGAGCCTGCGTAGGGTTTATCCTCAAAAAGACTTGGCTGGACACGTTGTTGGCTATGTGGGTAGGGTCAGTGAGCAGGATCTTAAGAAGATCGATACTCGGGCCTACAAGGGAACAAGTTACATCGGTAAGATCGGCATCGAATCCTTTTATGAAACAGAACTGCTTGGTCAAGTTGGTGTTCAGCAGGTAGAGACCGATGCGTATGGGCGGGTGGTCAGACAAATCAGCCATGTGGCTGCCAGAGCCGGAACAAATGTTTACTTGACACTGGACGTACAGCTTCAGAAAGTCGCAATAGAAGCACTGGGGGAACGTCGTGGTGCAGTGGTGGCCCTGGAACCGTCCACTGGCGACATTTTGGCTTTTGTGAGTACGCCGACCTATGACCCAAACCTTTTCGCACAGGGTATCAGTCATGAGGCCTATGGAAACTTACGTGGGTCGGTCGATAAACCCCTCGTGAATCGGGCTTTGTATGGTCGTTACGCACCAGGATCAACGATCAAGCCCCTGTTGGCACTGGCTGCCCTGGAGCACGGCTTGAAGTCTCAAGAGAAGGTATTGTGCACGGGTCGCTACGCATTGCCTGGGAGCAGTCGTAAGTATCGTTGCTGGCGACGTAAAGGCCATGGATACGTAAATCTCCACGATGCGCTTGAGCAGTCGTGCGACGTGTTTTTTTATGAGCTCGCACATTCGATCGGCATCAGAAAAATGGCAGACTATTTCGGCCGATTCGGATTTGGACGGCAGACAGGGATTGATCTTCTGGATGAACCGACGGCGCTGCTTCCGACCCCTGAATGGAAGAAGAAAAACCGGCAGGAGTCCTGGTATCCAGGGGAGACTATTATTACCGGCATTGGTCAGGGATATCTGCTGGTTACACCGCTGCAGCTGGCCTATGCTACTGCGACGCTGGCCAATCGAGGGCGTGCGATCAGGCCTCGGTTGCTCCGCGGACTTGAGAATCCTGGTTCCGGAGCCATCACCCATCCAGCGCAGCGGCGGGGATTAAGTGTCGAAAACAAGGATTCGAGTACCTGGGATCGGGTCATTGCAGGGATGGAATCGGTACTTCACGGTTCAAGAGGTACCGCCAGGGCCAGTGGCAGGAACAGTCCTTACCGTATAGCCGGCAAGACCGGTACTGCACAAGTCGTCTCGATTCCTGAAGATTGGGATAATCGCAGCGACGAACTACCTGAGGAGTTACGCGATCACGCCCTGTTTATTGCTTTTGCACCGGTCGAACAGCCGCGAATCGCCATTGCCGTGGTGGTTGAAAACGGGGGAAGTGGAAGTCGTGTAGCGGCACCCATTGCGCGCAAGATCATGGACTACTATTTCATCGATAGATTAAGACGGGCCTCCCTTCCGGGAATAGCGAATGTATTCGGGTAG
- the rodA gene encoding rod shape-determining protein RodA has protein sequence MYSGRKMHVDGPLLLGVLALCVLGLVLIYSASGENWNLMWRQGIRLLLSLGVLFAAAQIPPEVVRRLSPHIFIGGLLILVLVLVAGYVGKGAQRWLDLGVFRFQPSELMKLGVPMAVAWLLTRRAMPPRFLDVLGVLLIIALPSLLVVVQPDLGTAIMLTVSGLLVLFLGGIRWQHLLMLIGAAVAAAPYLWAQLHHYQQQRILNMFDPWSDPLGSGYHAIQSMIAIGSAGLAGKGWLAGSQSHLKFIPERSTDFIFAVFAEEFGLVGVIALVTLYVFLVGRCLVMAYHVREVFSRLLIGGLALTFFFYFFVNAAMVAGMLPVVGVPLPLVSYGGTSMLTLMAAFGIMMGAYTRRGLMT, from the coding sequence ATGTATTCGGGTAGAAAAATGCATGTGGATGGCCCACTCCTGCTGGGTGTGCTGGCCCTTTGTGTATTAGGGCTGGTACTCATTTACAGCGCCAGCGGTGAAAACTGGAATCTGATGTGGCGACAAGGGATCAGGCTGTTGCTTTCGCTAGGTGTGCTGTTCGCTGCAGCACAGATTCCACCGGAAGTTGTTCGGCGTCTGTCGCCACACATATTTATAGGCGGATTACTTATCCTGGTGCTGGTTCTGGTGGCCGGTTATGTGGGTAAAGGCGCCCAGCGGTGGTTGGATTTGGGGGTTTTTCGATTTCAACCCTCCGAATTGATGAAACTCGGTGTGCCGATGGCGGTGGCGTGGCTATTAACACGGCGTGCTATGCCACCCCGGTTTCTTGATGTGCTTGGCGTACTGCTGATCATTGCCTTACCTTCACTACTTGTTGTCGTTCAGCCTGACCTCGGTACTGCCATAATGCTAACCGTGTCCGGTCTGCTTGTTCTTTTCCTGGGTGGAATCCGATGGCAGCATCTACTGATGCTGATCGGGGCGGCGGTCGCCGCGGCACCGTACCTCTGGGCTCAACTACATCACTATCAGCAACAACGAATTCTGAATATGTTCGATCCCTGGTCGGACCCTCTTGGCAGCGGATATCACGCTATTCAGTCCATGATTGCGATCGGTTCGGCTGGCTTGGCCGGAAAGGGATGGCTTGCTGGGAGTCAGTCGCACCTGAAATTTATTCCGGAGAGAAGTACTGACTTTATATTCGCTGTTTTCGCAGAAGAGTTCGGTCTGGTAGGGGTCATTGCCCTGGTCACACTGTATGTGTTTCTAGTAGGGCGGTGTCTGGTCATGGCTTATCATGTCAGAGAAGTATTCTCACGTTTACTGATCGGCGGCCTGGCGCTGACGTTTTTCTTTTACTTCTTTGTAAACGCTGCAATGGTCGCAGGTATGTTGCCGGTGGTTGGCGTCCCCTTGCCGCTGGTCAGTTATGGTGGTACTTCAATGCTCACACTGATGGCAGCCTTTGGAATTATGATGGGGGCCTACACGCGTCGGGGGTTAATGACATGA
- the gatC gene encoding Asp-tRNA(Asn)/Glu-tRNA(Gln) amidotransferase subunit GatC: protein MSISKSDVERVARLARIRIEPHEAERYSIDLSNILTLVEQMNKIDTEGIQPMAHPQDIQLRLRDDEVKEVNERDRFQAIAPAVKQGLYLVPKVIA from the coding sequence GTGTCAATTTCCAAATCAGACGTAGAGCGTGTCGCACGACTCGCCCGTATCCGTATTGAACCGCACGAGGCTGAACGCTACAGCATCGATCTATCCAACATCCTCACCCTGGTGGAACAGATGAACAAGATCGATACTGAAGGAATCCAGCCAATGGCCCACCCTCAGGATATCCAATTGCGACTTCGGGACGACGAGGTGAAAGAAGTAAATGAACGGGACCGGTTTCAGGCCATCGCACCAGCCGTGAAACAGGGTTTATACCTGGTGCCAAAAGTGATCGCTTAG
- the mreC gene encoding rod shape-determining protein MreC, with the protein MKLRRYESVHALLFFVLLSIVLMTGHFYSENVRQIARVLSVLSVPVHLIAASPSTVYRWFEGSLDSKDKLRLELAELSRKQLVLQTRLQQLKALESENKRLRNLLHAGARLASKIQLAELVKVNLHGSSHSVLINRGAADGVIVGLPVIDEGGVVGQVTRVGSFRSAVTLLTDPAQGVPVQTVRTGLRAIAFGAGGSRKLRLLYVDRNADIRIGDLLVTSGLGGIYPSRYPVAHISEIKRYVDEAFMAVQAMPSARLNKGRQVVLVWHDSAESPAELDPALPVAADSEND; encoded by the coding sequence GTGAAACTTCGCCGCTACGAATCTGTACACGCGTTGTTGTTTTTTGTGCTGTTGTCTATCGTTCTGATGACAGGTCACTTCTACAGTGAGAACGTTCGTCAGATTGCGCGGGTGCTTTCTGTTCTCAGTGTGCCCGTTCATCTGATCGCAGCATCTCCTTCGACCGTATATCGATGGTTCGAGGGAAGTCTGGACTCAAAGGATAAACTTAGACTGGAATTGGCTGAACTGAGTCGGAAGCAGCTCGTACTTCAGACACGTCTTCAGCAACTCAAGGCTCTCGAGTCTGAAAACAAACGGCTGAGAAATCTGCTGCATGCAGGCGCTCGACTCGCGAGCAAGATTCAACTTGCCGAACTGGTCAAGGTTAACCTTCATGGTTCCTCGCACTCTGTGCTGATCAACCGAGGTGCGGCTGACGGGGTCATAGTCGGTCTGCCGGTGATAGACGAGGGTGGGGTGGTTGGCCAAGTCACGCGGGTGGGCTCGTTTCGTAGCGCTGTGACGCTGCTCACAGATCCAGCACAAGGTGTTCCGGTTCAGACTGTACGCACAGGTTTGCGGGCAATAGCTTTTGGAGCAGGGGGATCGAGGAAGCTGCGGTTGCTCTATGTCGATCGTAATGCAGATATTCGTATTGGTGACTTGCTGGTGACATCTGGTCTGGGTGGTATCTACCCTTCGAGGTACCCTGTCGCGCATATCAGCGAAATTAAGCGCTACGTCGATGAGGCGTTCATGGCTGTCCAGGCGATGCCCAGCGCGCGCCTTAATAAAGGGCGTCAGGTCGTGCTTGTCTGGCATGATAGCGCTGAATCGCCCGCTGAATTGGATCCAGCGCTCCCGGTAGCTGCGGACAGCGAAAATGACTAG
- the gatA gene encoding Asp-tRNA(Asn)/Glu-tRNA(Gln) amidotransferase subunit GatA: MPHRQSLTSLSSMLVTGEISSTEITAHFLDRIEQNRQLNAFVSVDREQALARAQQADHTRRDEHNADLKGLPVALKDIFCTQDLLTSCGSRILSNFVSPYDATVVERLDKDGFIVLGKTNMDEFAMGSSNESSYFGPVLNPWNTAQVPGGSSGGSAAAVSARLAPAAIGTDTGGSIRQPAAFCGLTGLKPSYGRISRYGMVAYASSLDQAGPITQSAEDAALLLQTMAGFDSRDSTSLDTAVPDYLSTLNTGLENVRLGIPKEFLDPSIDAEVLSAIETALQEFEKLGAKLVDIELPNSGAGIAAFYVIAPAEASSNLSRFDGVRYGHRTPEFDDLLDMYEKSRAEGFGDEVKRRILIGTYALSAGYYDAYYLKAQKVRRIIANDFNQAFKQCDLIAGPTTPSTAFALGENLDDPVSMYLNDVFTVPANLAGLPAISLPAGFDQSGLPIGLQLTGPYLKEANILSAAHAYQKVTDWHQRIPGDYE, translated from the coding sequence ATGCCGCACCGGCAAAGCCTGACCTCCCTGAGCAGTATGTTAGTAACTGGTGAGATCAGCAGCACGGAGATCACTGCTCACTTTCTGGACCGGATAGAGCAGAACCGGCAGCTGAACGCGTTTGTGAGTGTCGATCGGGAACAGGCCCTGGCACGCGCCCAACAAGCTGATCACACAAGGCGAGATGAGCATAACGCGGATCTCAAGGGCCTGCCTGTTGCACTGAAAGATATATTCTGTACCCAAGATTTACTCACAAGTTGTGGATCCAGAATATTGTCCAATTTCGTATCACCCTACGATGCAACCGTCGTTGAGCGTCTCGATAAAGACGGCTTCATCGTGCTAGGAAAAACCAACATGGATGAATTTGCCATGGGTTCTTCCAATGAGTCGTCGTATTTCGGACCGGTACTCAACCCGTGGAACACAGCGCAGGTACCTGGCGGCAGTTCAGGTGGCTCGGCAGCAGCAGTGTCTGCCAGACTGGCACCAGCCGCCATCGGTACAGACACCGGGGGTTCAATCCGGCAGCCAGCCGCATTCTGCGGCCTGACGGGACTTAAACCATCGTACGGACGAATTTCCCGTTATGGCATGGTGGCCTATGCCTCATCACTGGATCAGGCCGGACCAATTACCCAGTCGGCCGAAGATGCAGCCCTGCTGCTGCAGACTATGGCCGGATTCGACAGCCGGGATTCGACTTCCCTAGACACCGCTGTTCCAGATTATCTTTCCACGCTGAACACTGGACTCGAAAACGTCAGGCTGGGGATTCCCAAAGAGTTTCTTGATCCCTCGATCGACGCCGAGGTGCTGTCTGCCATAGAAACAGCCTTACAGGAATTCGAAAAACTCGGCGCAAAGCTGGTTGATATTGAGTTACCCAACAGTGGCGCCGGCATTGCTGCGTTTTACGTCATTGCGCCCGCTGAAGCTTCTTCGAACCTGTCAAGATTTGACGGTGTACGCTACGGACATCGAACCCCGGAGTTTGATGATTTACTTGATATGTACGAAAAAAGCCGCGCAGAGGGCTTTGGTGATGAGGTTAAACGCAGAATTCTTATCGGTACTTACGCGCTGTCGGCTGGCTATTACGATGCCTATTACCTCAAGGCCCAGAAAGTCCGTCGAATCATCGCCAATGATTTTAATCAGGCGTTCAAACAGTGTGACCTCATCGCGGGGCCAACGACTCCCTCAACTGCTTTCGCACTGGGTGAGAACCTTGATGACCCGGTCTCGATGTACCTTAACGATGTGTTTACTGTGCCGGCTAACCTGGCCGGTCTGCCCGCGATTTCTCTACCAGCGGGATTCGATCAATCAGGACTTCCAATCGGCTTACAACTGACCGGGCCATACCTCAAGGAGGCCAATATCCTTTCTGCGGCGCACGCCTATCAGAAGGTCACTGACTGGCACCAGCGCATTCCGGGAGATTACGAGTGA
- the mreD gene encoding rod shape-determining protein MreD, translating into MTSLFASRQRVWVIPATFLASYVLVSFPVEPQWRGYVPDWVTLVLIYWCMAAPQRVGVGAAWLVGLGLDLLSFGLVGSHALTKTVIAFLVGRVALRLRAYPVWQQTAFILILLVIETAILVVIEYLVDGQLGGMFSWPALAVGVAVWPLLFWFLRRCRRWGRLP; encoded by the coding sequence ATGACTAGTCTGTTCGCCAGCCGCCAACGGGTCTGGGTTATTCCGGCGACATTCTTGGCGTCGTATGTGCTTGTTTCGTTTCCCGTTGAACCTCAGTGGCGCGGCTATGTGCCTGATTGGGTTACCTTGGTTCTGATCTACTGGTGTATGGCAGCACCACAAAGAGTTGGTGTGGGTGCCGCCTGGCTGGTTGGATTGGGGCTCGACCTCCTGTCTTTCGGTCTGGTTGGCAGTCATGCATTAACCAAGACGGTGATTGCGTTCCTGGTGGGCCGCGTGGCGTTGAGGCTCAGAGCCTATCCGGTCTGGCAGCAGACCGCCTTTATACTGATTTTGCTTGTGATCGAAACTGCCATACTGGTTGTCATTGAGTACCTAGTAGACGGACAGTTGGGGGGTATGTTCAGTTGGCCAGCGCTGGCAGTTGGTGTTGCCGTTTGGCCGTTGCTGTTCTGGTTTCTTCGCCGTTGCCGACGCTGGGGCCGACTGCCGTGA
- a CDS encoding rod shape-determining protein — MLFKSFFGLFSNDLAIDLGTANTLVYVRERGVILNEPSVVAIRTGSITPEKSVLAVGQEAKLMLGRTPGNIQAIRPLKDGVIADFTITEIMLKYFIRKVQQNRFFSSPRIVICVPGGSNQVERRAIRESAVTAGAREVYLIEEPMAMAIGAALPVAEPTGSLVLDIGGGTTEVAVLSLGGIVFATSLRVAGDTFDDAIINYVRRRHGLLIGEATAERVKKAIGTAWIDSDHREMEIKGRDVAEGMSRSLLIGSDEVYDAISDALTQIVRVIRETLENTPPELAADIGERGMVIAGGGALIRDMDRRLMQETGLAVVIADDPLTCVARGCGRALEDMAVLGDVFTRE; from the coding sequence ATGTTATTCAAGAGTTTTTTTGGCCTATTTTCCAACGACTTGGCAATCGACCTGGGGACAGCCAATACGCTTGTGTATGTGCGAGAGCGTGGTGTAATCCTCAATGAACCTTCGGTGGTTGCGATACGAACCGGTTCTATCACACCAGAAAAATCGGTACTGGCCGTTGGGCAGGAGGCAAAACTGATGTTGGGCCGAACGCCCGGCAATATTCAGGCAATACGGCCCTTAAAAGATGGTGTCATCGCAGATTTTACGATCACGGAGATCATGCTGAAATATTTTATCAGAAAGGTTCAGCAGAACCGTTTTTTCTCCAGTCCCCGAATTGTGATCTGCGTACCCGGCGGGTCTAATCAGGTTGAACGTCGGGCGATCCGAGAATCCGCCGTGACAGCCGGTGCTCGCGAGGTGTATTTGATTGAAGAGCCGATGGCCATGGCGATAGGTGCTGCGTTGCCCGTTGCCGAGCCGACCGGTTCTTTGGTACTCGATATCGGAGGTGGGACCACTGAAGTCGCTGTGTTGTCACTTGGCGGGATCGTTTTTGCCACTTCTCTACGCGTTGCTGGTGACACTTTTGATGATGCGATTATCAATTATGTCCGCCGTAGGCATGGATTGCTGATTGGCGAAGCAACGGCGGAGCGAGTGAAGAAGGCGATTGGAACGGCTTGGATCGACTCTGATCACCGTGAAATGGAAATCAAGGGTCGTGATGTGGCCGAAGGAATGTCGCGCAGTCTGTTGATCGGCAGTGACGAGGTCTACGATGCGATCAGTGACGCCTTGACTCAGATCGTCCGTGTAATTCGGGAAACGCTCGAGAATACACCACCTGAACTGGCTGCCGATATTGGTGAACGCGGTATGGTGATTGCCGGTGGTGGAGCACTGATCAGGGATATGGACCGACGGCTGATGCAGGAAACCGGTTTGGCCGTGGTTATTGCTGACGATCCCTTGACCTGTGTCGCAAGAGGCTGTGGTCGCGCACTCGAAGACATGGCAGTGTTGGGGGATGTTTTCACGCGGGAGTAG